Proteins encoded by one window of Nicotiana tabacum cultivar K326 chromosome 10, ASM71507v2, whole genome shotgun sequence:
- the LOC107824352 gene encoding uncharacterized protein LOC107824352: MEDSLTDIPNLNFSSSGDEEVEEQIQENVGEISEERKESKEGGVINNFISNLMSPRAGDASNKGKNNFLDEDNKKEDIISEQSDNNGSGSGGIINNFISNIFHPTENINAVEINQENSSGEGQKGGVVQENETASVLDNIVSHLPTPLADDAVPATDEASILIHSIVHD, encoded by the exons ATGGAAGATAGTTTGACTGATATTCCAAACTTGAACTTCTCTAGCTCTGGAGATGAAGAAGTTGAAGAACAAATTCAAGAAAATGTTGGAGAAATCAgtgaagagagaaaagaaagcaaaGAAGGTGGGGTTATTAATAATTTCATTTCCAACTTAATGAGCCCTAGAGCAGGGGATGCTAGCAAcaaaggaaaaaataatttcttagatGAGGATAATAAGAAAGAAGATATAATTTCTGAGCAAAGTGATAATAATGGAAGTGGAAGTGGAGGGATAATCAACAATTTCATCTCCAATATTTTTCATCCAACTGAAAATATAAATGCTGTTGAGATCAACCAAGAAAACAGCAGTGGAGAAGGACAAAAAGGTGGGGTGGTTCAAGAAAATGAAACTGCAAGTGTTTTAGATAATATTGTTTCCCACTTGCCAACTCCCCTTGCAG ATGATGCAGTTCCGGCAACAGATGAGGCTTCAATACTGATTCATTCAATTGTTCATGACTAG